One Salvia splendens isolate huo1 chromosome 1, SspV2, whole genome shotgun sequence genomic window, TGTTTATCGTGATTTATACACTTGGAATTCCAAATGTTGAAATACGGTTCAATTATTTAGATGTTTATATTGGCAAAAGTCAAGAGTATCTTTTTTTGGGTTTAACTATAAGAGATAATAAGTTGCAATTTTGAAATTATACATGGAAACTATTTGTCTTATGTAGTAGATTTTATGAATTGTCATTATACAGTATAGGCTAATCTAAAGTATTCTATTTCTAGCTAGTCGCCcagtattatataaatatttgaacCCAGCCGTTGAAAATACATGTTTATGTATGTCTTCACAttcattttgaaataaaaagtGATTGCTTTTTGTGCCAGATTTCCAGTTTGATTAATATGCTTGGAATTGTTCCCAGTAGATTGCCCAATCATTGATTTAATAACccaaaaatattatactactcCGTATTTATTTTTCCCGAAAACAACTagctaatttaattttatgagtaATTTTGTTACTCATCACACAGACGAATATATATTGTGGTTAATCATGTTTCTATCCCCGATCTAGCCCAACATAATCACTTGTATTTAAGTGTAGTCCTATATCGTAATGGAGTATtgtaataatttaaaaacatgTCCAATGAATTgcatttattttcaaaaaactAGTTTGGGTCACATATAATCGGatcgtatgtattttgtgtatgtagtTTATAAATGACTTGGTGGGTTGTatattactagtagtattatagAAACTAAGGAATAATTATTGAGTAAATATTAATCCTaactaaaatttattaataaataatcgTAACCAACAAATTCTAAACTCCACTCGTCAAATTACCACATCTAAGTATAACTATTAAGTATTGATAAACAAcaattttagtttaaatataaaatattagtggATCATACTCTTtgtcaaaaaatataaatatacaatCAACATCAATTagttttcataaaaaaatattgtgcCTCTTTAAATGACTCGTCATTTTGTGACTAGATTATATCACATGACATAAATCAAACGAAAATTCTACATAATCTGAAAATTCCCAAAACATGATTAATCAATCAACTGAAATTTATGCAGCAGCAAAAACAGTGCTAATTTAAGAAAAAGAATGAGTACTTATCAAAGAAAGCTACCATTCCTAACCACCATTCACATTTTAAACCTACTTGATATAAAACACCAAAAGGGCAAGCCATGCCCTCTCAAACGCCTATTGAGCGTAACAACACAGAGTATAACAGAATATGTCCAAGACCAAGAAGAAGCAGAGTGCCAATGATCATCCATCAGGTCCTTCAAAACAATGTTGCACAATTGAAACAACAAAGACTAAGTCCTTGGAGTTGCTTCGAACTTAAAATCTTTTTAATCAAAACTAACATATGAGTTTTTTTGTCTGACTAGGTAACGGCTCACAAAATCAAAGCGACCTATCCACACGTTCCTTACGAGTTTCATGTCATATAGCGTGGAACACCAAAGGCAGAACGCAGAGCCAAAGCattaaaaatcagaaaaaaagcTTGGCCTCAGGTCAGTTGATCCATAGCACCAGCATATTCCATTTCCTAGTCTACTAAGGGGGTGTTTGGTTGAGCTTACAAGCTCATCAAACAACCTTGTAGAGTCTTATAAGATCTGAGATTCTAAAATAAGCTCAAAAAGCTTACAAGCTCCCCAAAAGCTAAGTTCATCAACATCAGCTGCAATAACTCTAGTATGTTATTTTAGTAGTCAAAACTTCCTACTTCGGGATTCAATTTTGTCTCTCTAACTAAGACTTTTTCACCCTAACACACAATTCTAATTAATTCTAGCTTACAAGCTTCATTATCCTAACACTATGATAACTTACAAGCTCTTAAGTCATAAGACATTATAACATCTCATAAAATAAACTTAGCCAAACATTacataaaaaacataaataatccAGCTTTATTCAATATCCTGAGTTTATATCCACACCACACATGTTCATATGCATAAAGGATAAATATTAGCGTTAAACATAAAGCTCACATACTGGATCATAGTCATCAATTCCCAATATGAAGTAGCAATAGCGTATTCaaattcacaaaacacacacattgaaatatgtatatatagtgaTTTCAATTTATCGTCATTATCAAACCACCTCCTTAGCAGGCGGCGCATGATTCTCGGCAATCGCAGGAATCGCAACGTATCCCAATTTCTTCTTCGCCGCGGCGacgtcctcctcctcctcatcgtcAGATAGATCGTCGAAATCGAAACGGCTGGGGAAGAAGAGGGCCCACAGGAAGTACATCAGGGCTCCGGTGAGGGCCCCGCAGCCGACGCCGAAGAGCAGCGCGCCCACCACGCTCAGGATATCCTTGGTGCGGTCGCGAATGGAGCTCGAAACGGTGGAATAGAAATTGAGGGGGAAACCGGATGACGTCATCGCTGGGGATGAGTGAGAATCGGCGCTGGAGGAGAGATCGGATTTGAAATTGAGTGAAGGGCGGTGGGAAGAGAAGGGTTtgtgggtggtggtggtggtgaagaTGAAGGCGACATAGTGGGGATTTTGGGCGGAATTGGGGTTAGGGTTTGCCGGGAGGGAGTGGTGGGGATAATAGGTGGTGGAGATCGTCTTGGTTGTGGCGGAGA contains:
- the LOC121792780 gene encoding uncharacterized protein LOC121792780 — translated: MAISAPPLLLLLLLSLLAVTSSARPCRTFFYFSATTKTISTTYYPHHSLPANPNPNSAQNPHYVAFIFTTTTTHKPFSSHRPSLNFKSDLSSSADSHSSPAMTSSGFPLNFYSTVSSSIRDRTKDILSVVGALLFGVGCGALTGALMYFLWALFFPSRFDFDDLSDDEEEEDVAAAKKKLGYVAIPAIAENHAPPAKEVV